In Ascaphus truei isolate aAscTru1 chromosome 7, aAscTru1.hap1, whole genome shotgun sequence, one genomic interval encodes:
- the FKRP gene encoding ribitol 5-phosphate transferase FKRP: MRPPLCHVLISLTLLCNALLLYYTWRLQLRPMGRQAPTPVLSPGVTVIVREFRTFEHGLVELSHSFLRARPTLPLLIVSDTLPYPPPSLPLSPGLKLLRLHPSPEQPGSASHLESHVHTRFVALVPDGTFLEPPDLLDRMLRELRNAPPSVKIIAAAAGPALHCLHLNVSLREWTVEYGEAGAGSSCGAVSGAAVLLLRSHDLFELPFPLARPLQAAIFIQAALRGWEVQVLADASFSRTPLPATDHGRWKAEQAEREEEAVTMRTLGVRLVRGPGGAERWFGCSKETPRCFGTVVGETPEYLYEGHWTPPCCLRALRATALHVISVLEASSVRYWLEGGSLLGAARHGDIIPWDYDVDFGIYLEDVALCAELRGAQGGSLVDAGGFVWERAVEGDFFRVHYSQSNRLHVDLWPFYPRDGMMTRDSWTGHPQDVEFPESFLRPMQTLPFAGGVAQAPNRHLKLLQMKFGKRAIEEPEYPNPALLRMRGR; the protein is encoded by the coding sequence ATGCGCCCCCCCCTTTGCCACGTGTTGATCTCACTGACCCTACTATGCAACGCTCTGCTGCTCTACTACACATGGCGTCTGCAGCTCCGCCCCATGGGCCGCCAGGCTCCGACCCCGGTGCTGTCCCCAGGTGTCACAGTCATCGTGCGCGAGTTCCGCACCTTCGAGCATGGCCTGGTGGAGCTTAGCCATTCCTTCCTGCGTGCCCGCCCAACTCTCCCCTTGCTCATCGTTTCTGACACCCTCCCCTAcccacccccatccctccccctatccccggGGCTCAAACTCCTGCGCCTGCACCCCTCCCCCGAGCAGCCCGGTTCGGCCTCCCACCTTGAGTCTCATGTTCACACGCGCTTCGTGGCGCTGGTTCCGGACGGGACTTTCCTGGAGCCTCCCGACCTGCTAGACAGGATGCTGCGGGAGCTGCGCAATGCTCCGCCAAGTGTTAAAATTATAGCTGCCGCCGCAGGTCCAGCCCTACACTGCCTGCATCTAAATGTGTCCCTGAGGGAGTGGACAGTGGAGTACGGTGAGGCAGGGGCAGGCAGTAGCTGCGGGGCAGTAAGCGGAGCTGCTGTTCTGCTCCTGCGCTCCCATGACCTCTTTGAGCTGCCGTTTCCTTTGGCCCGGCCCCTGCAGGCAGCCATCTTTATCCAGGCCGCGCTGCGCGGTTGGGAGGTGCAGGTGCTGGCTGACGCCTCCTTCTCGCGCACGCCTCTCCCTGCCACGGACCACGGGCGCTGGAAGGCGGAGCAGgcagaaagagaggaggaggcgGTCACCATGCGAACGCTCGGTGTGCGGCTGGTGCGGGGACCAGGAGGGGCAGAGCGTTGGTTTGGCTGCTCCAAAGAGACACCCCGCTGCTTCGGGACAGTGGTAGGAGAGACCCCCGAGTACCTGTATGAAGGACACTGGACGCCTCCCTGCTGCTTGCGCGCGCTAAGGGCCACTGCGCTTCATGTCATCTCCGTTCTGGAGGCGAGCAGCGTGCGCTACTGGCTGGAGGGTGGCAGCCTTCTGGGAGCGGCACGGCATGGAGACATCATCCCGTGGGACTACGACGTGGACTTCGGCATCTATCTCGAGGATGTGGCGCTGTGCGCAGAACTGCGAGGGGCACAGGGCGGATCACTGGTGGATGCAGGTGGCTTTGTGTGGGAGCGGGCAGTGGAGGGAGACTTCTTCAGGGTGCATTACAGCCAAAGCAACCGTCTGCATGTGGACCTGTGGCCTTTCTACCCCCGAGATGGGATGATGACACGCGACTCATGGACAGGACACCCCCAGGACGTGGAGTTCCCGGAGAGCTTTCTGCGCCCCATGCAGACTCTGCCCTTTGCTGGGGGTGTCGCTCAGGCCCCAAACCGGCACCTCAAATTGCTGCAGATGAAGTTTGGAAAGAGGGCGATCGAGGAGCCGGAATATCCCAATCCGGCCCTGCTCCGGATGAGGGGGAGGTGA